The Candidatus Binatia bacterium genomic interval CGCATCATCAGCAGCTTCTGCTCGCTGGCGACCAGGACCATGTAGCGGCTGATCATCTGCCCGAGCGTGCACTTGGCAAGGACCTTCTCGGCGAACTCGTCGAGGTGCGTGATCTTGGAATTGTCCTCGGCGGCGTGCTGGTAGATCGGCAGGAATCGCTCCTCGGCATTGAAGGCGAAGTGGCGGGCGTTGTTGTTGGCGAAGTAGTACGTGCTGTTGCGATTGCTGACGACGAAAAGCTGGACGAAGCACAGCAGCGTACGGGTGTAGCCGTTGCCGGGGTCGTTCTTATACTCGGCGATCTGCTCCATCGCCCGGCGGGGGTTGATGCCGAGGGTCTTGAGTTCGATCTGCACGGCGGGCACGCCGTTGATCAGCAGAAGAACGTCGTAGCGGTGGTGGCTGTAGTCGGTGTTCACACGGAGCTGGCTGACGACCTCGAAGCTGTTCTTGCACCAGTCCTTGATGTTGACGAGCGTGTAGTTCAGCGGGGTGCCGTCGTCGCGGGTGAAGCTGTTCATGCCGCGGAGCGTGCGGGCGGCGGTGAAGACGTCGGCGGTGATGATCTCGTCGAAAAGACGCTGGAACTCGCCGTCGGTTAGCTCGACGCGGTTAAGTGCCTGGAACTTCTCGCGGAAGTTGCGCTCAAGCGCGGCCCGGTCTCGGATGTCGGCGCGGTGGGTGTATTTGAGACTGCGCAGCTTTTCGACGAAGTCCGCTTCGATGCCCTGCTCCCTGACTACGGGAGGCCGGGGATCTGAGTCTTGCTGATAGGGAATCTTGGGGGACATGGATAATGCGGTCGTCTGTCAGGAGCTGGGCAGTGCCACGTTCGCGGGCGAGCGTCTACGCAGCAAGCCGTTGCTGCACTTGATGGCGAGGGTTGAAGAGTCGGCGACGCAGGAATTTCGCGAGGATGGTGTCTGCGGGGCCAGCGGCGAGAAATTCGGGGAGGCTGGAGCGCAGTGCGTGGGCGACGACGAGTTCGGAGGGCGGCAGTTCGGTGCGCATGGTACGTAGCCAGCTGTGGAAGAGGGTCCAGACGGTGGAGCGGGCGGTGATCGCGAGGTACTGGAGGAGCCCCTGCGCGATGCAACCGAGCTGAACGTAGTTGTGGTAGGCGGCGAGCTTGCGGCGGACCATCTGACGATAGCGATCGGATTTGTGGTGCATGTACTGGTTGCCGCTGACGCGTCGGATCGGAGTCATGACCATCATCCAGAAATGATAGGCGTAGGTGCCGACGACGTGCAGGGCGTGGCGGAATCCGACTTCGATTTTGAAGCGGTAGCCGTAGAGGATGATGATATCAAGCGGATCCATGGTGATGTCGCTGGCCATGAGAATCATCGAGCCGCGGTGCGGGTGGCGCACCAGGACGAAGCGGACGAGCCGGCCAACGGGTCGCCAGAGCAGGTTGATGCAGCGAAAGTCGAGGAGGACGTTCTTGTCATCGTAGAGCGGACTGGGAGTAGACGTGAAGGTTGCGGTAGCCGCGAACAGATCGCGCAGACGGATGCGTTTCCCGTAGAGGCGCGGACGTCCTCGGCGGGGGTGTTTCGGTTTGGGGGCGAGTTCGTAGGCGACGGCGTTTGTGCGAGCGCGTGTAACCAGGTGGTGTCCGGCGGCGAGCAACGGAAGGATGACCTTGCCGGTGGCGTAGTAGGCGTCCGCGACCAGGACCACGGGCGATTCCAGCACCGCGGCCAGCGAGAGGAAGAGTGTGACGACGCGGTCGAGCTGTGTACGTGTGTTGCGGTTGGACCAGACAATGCCTTCGCAGATCCG includes:
- a CDS encoding transposase, translating into MLWKMWFEAVAQLRPACSRQRTFYWMVLCLMGLCLRTELAGVTSFVRVLGLEPVLYKRLLHLFHSPAIKLDTLTEIWTRWCADSFPACTVGAYRVWIADGLKAPKEGRKMPAVKKLHQESANNSKPEFIFGHSFQCISLLTQTAQGVVAAVPLAARICEGIVWSNRNTRTQLDRVVTLFLSLAAVLESPVVLVADAYYATGKVILPLLAAGHHLVTRARTNAVAYELAPKPKHPRRGRPRLYGKRIRLRDLFAATATFTSTPSPLYDDKNVLLDFRCINLLWRPVGRLVRFVLVRHPHRGSMILMASDITMDPLDIIILYGYRFKIEVGFRHALHVVGTYAYHFWMMVMTPIRRVSGNQYMHHKSDRYRQMVRRKLAAYHNYVQLGCIAQGLLQYLAITARSTVWTLFHSWLRTMRTELPPSELVVAHALRSSLPEFLAAGPADTILAKFLRRRLFNPRHQVQQRLAA